actctattcactattacctagctgcctccgaGACCGGGGAACAATGAAGGAAAAGGACTCAGTCATGTCTTATCTAGAATGGATTTACTTCTTCCCTTCCAAGAGTGGAGAGATTTGAACTCCCAGCTTGGAGAAGGAAGAGCCTTAGTCTCACACGACCTTGATAGATTCAAGCTTGCAACAAAAATATGACAGAGCAATCGGTGAACGCCAATTGTGTTCTTTTCAAATCTAAATTGagctgtgtgtgtgcgtgtatgtatGAGCGAAATGGGTGAGCTTAAACTGAGATCTTGACCTCATTTGCTGTGTATGTGGGAAGGCAGAGTAGAGGTTCAAAGCTGAAGGGATTTTCAACGGTCCTCTCACTTTCTGTGGATTTATTGTTTAGTGTGTGGCTCAGTCAGCAACAGCAAAGCCCAGCAGCGTGAATGGTCTCTGATTGGATattagatttaaaaggaaaattaacgGGTCTTTCTCTAGCTGGGCTGTGGGTCAGGAAGACCCCGGGTCAAGGGTGACCTCTTCTGGTGGTGATACTTAGGGGAGAAGACTAGCTGCCAAGAAGGCGGTGATGTGCATTGGTAGAGgggatttcttcatctgggagttccttatGCCCATGAAATCCCGGGTTTGGTCTCTAGCCTTCCTCGGCCGGGCTCTGCTTGGGGAAACCGTCCTTTTAAGTCAAAGCACGCTATTCTCTGAGCACCAGTGgcccaaaataataattttatacttattagagaaatgaaacttCTATGGcgtgagagggaggaaagaaacgTTTATATAACAACTACTAGATGCCTGGCAATGTGCCAAGTGCttttacaattatgatctcatttgataataTTCACAACACtgctgggaagtaggtgctattgttatccccatttgacaggagagaattgaggcaaacggatttaagtgacttgcccagggtcacacagctagtcagtatcttaggcctgatttgaactcagattttcctgatcccAGACTgagttctctattcactgcagCCCCAGGAGGGGTGGTGATTTTTGTATTCAGAAAGCAAAGATAatattcccttcctcccctccccctcccctcaaaGGGTGTAACAGTGTGTGGATCACTAGAAATTGagtgtaatgattttttttcttcctggcaACAGGTACAAGAGCTTAGTTACCGGGACCCGGGCGAGAGGAGTCATTGCTGTCCTCTGGATTCTCGCTTTTGGCATCGGCCTGACTCCTCTCATGGGATGGAATGGTAGGGCCAATGCCACCCTCGACTGCGCGGATGGAGCCAAGAACCTGAGCTGCTGCCCCGTGAAGTGCCTCTTTGAGAACGTGGTCACCATGACCTACATGGTCTACTTCAACTTCTTTGGCTGCGTCCTGCCCCCGCTGCTCATCATGCTCGCCATCTACGTCAAGATCTTCCTGGTGGCCTGCCAGCAGCTGCGCCGCATGGAGCTCATGGACCACTCGAGGACCACGCTGCAGCGGGAGATCCACGCGGCCAAGTCCCTGGCCATGATCGTGGGCATCTTCGCCCTGTGCTGGCTGCCCCTGCATGCCACGAACTGCATCACGCTCTTCGATCAGCACTTTGCCTTGAACAAGCCCAAGGAGTTAATGCACATCGTCATCCTCTTGTCGCACGCCAACTCCGTCGTGAACCCCATCATCTACGCCTACCGGATAAGGGACTTCCGCTACACCTTCCGCAGGATCATCTCAAGGTACGTCCTCTGTCAGAGAGACGAGCTCCCCAAGAGCGGCAACGGACAGTCGGGGACGGTGCAGACGCTCGATGCCAATGTATGACCCCTGCCGCCGCCCAGAGGCCTCCAGCCGCCGGGGCTGGATCTGGCTGCCCGTACGGAGCGCCTCTCGGGTGCCGGCCTGACAAAGGGAAACATGCCGCTGGGGGGTCCAGATCCCGCGGCGAGTCGTGTGTGGACTAGACGACTGGAGGAAGGCGGAGGAGCCCTGGGCCGAGGACGCGTCGGCCGCACCGTATTTCTAATAGGAAGGAATTTCAGCCGCCGTTACTGTGAACGCCCCCTCTCGGCAATGATGTTTTACTGACTTGGAGGCGATGGGGAAACCCAACGCCTCACTCTCCTGACCCTGGAGGTGGCCACAAGAACACTACGTAGAGGCATGGGAGGAAAGGGGGGTCCGGGGGAGGGGAGGCCTGTTCTAGATCACCATTTAGTGACGTTGGGCTTCTCATACTAGAGATAGCggctcttctcccctctcttggaGGGAACTGCTCACAAGGGGACCCTAGAATGATAGAGGAAAAGGCAACCGGCCCCCCACCTTTGccagattttctttctctcttttctggagGTGACGCGAGTGGGGAGGTCACCCTCTGGGTTTTGAAAGGGAGGAGGGGGCTGAAATGGCTGCCTGTGGTCCTCCTCATGCCAGCCGACTTAAGCATACCAAAAAATGGGGCAAAGAAATGGGTGAGCTCAAACTGTGAGATTTTAACCTCATTTTCTGTGTATGTGTAAAGAATAGAGTATTAGCTCAAAGCTGACAATAATTtaagtgaatgaaaaataaaaataaagccgttttttgtttttgttgttgttaagaaaCTTAATATGGCAAAACACGTCCCAAACTATCTAGCCTTCTCCCTTTCCTGGAGAGAGAAGACATGGGAGGGAGTCTGAAATGGTGGGGTGGTGACTCACTTTCCTCCACCTTGATCAACCTCAGGACTAAGTTGGAAATGACCTAATCAAACTGGAAAAATAGATGCTGCCGGTGACTTTCACACCATTTCAGGAGGGGCCACTGGCTGGATTTCCCACCCCGGCCTTTGCTCGAGCCAACCTCGGCACCCACAACGGCTGTTTCCCCACCCAATCTCTCTCTGTGGAAATCCTTGCTTCTTTCAGAGTCCAGCTGAGATGCCCCTTTTAGTGTGATCAGGGTTCTCCCTTCCTAAAGGAGACTTCGTCCTCCTCAGATTTCTCAGTCCCTTCCTTACCCGTCCCTCATCCCActgtgccctcaaggaattcTGATCTTGGTGGGAGTAGTGGGGAGAACCATGAAAGGGATCAAACCAGTGATTACAAAGGTGTTGGGAATCAATGTGGCCGCATCCtgccagtgtgaccctgggcatgtagTTTCACGCCTGAATGCCCCACTCACGTCGACAAGACTACATGTTGCAGATGGGTTCCTCCACATCAATCAAGGGGGTTTCCTCACTGGGCATTCCCTACGccactgaaatcacaggtttgaTCCCGTCCATGGTTCTCCCCACTTTAAGCCTCATTTTGGACCCAGGCGACCATGGaaaggccagctttctatccatcACCACTTTTCAAGTTCAACATGCAAATAGGAAGCCGATCccactcagggcttcctgatccCAGTCACAGGCAGGTTCTCAGCTCTTTGGGAACCAGAGCTGTCTGTGTGCTCCTGCCTTGGTATTCCTGGCTCCTGGCATCCAGGAGACACCCAGTAAAGGTCTGCTGAATGAAAGCCCGACTCTTCTAGCCATGCCACCAGGTCCCTCGGCATCAGCCATGTTCCCACTGAATTTACCTTTCCCAGGGACGGCCTCCTCCACTGACATCAGCTAAAAGGGGTCAACTCTACTGACTTACCCAAGTTAATCTCACTTGGTCAAGCGAATGGTCCAGTGCGAGAGAGTGTAAGGACtctcatccccatttttcagacaaGAAAATGCAGACCTGAAAAGCCTGGCAGCTGACCATCACAGAGCTAATGGGCAGTGAGGCTGTCATGTGCAGGCTGTCTCCAAGGCGTTCGCTCCTTCTACTGCCCAGCTGCCTTCAAACACTGGCAAAGGCCTCTTCCCCATCCCTTTGGGGAACGAAGCCCCGCTTTCTTgacttgttcagttgtgtctcgcttcatgaccccatttgtggttttctccaCAAAGTCGTGGAATGGAGtgctttgacatttccttctccaatttattttacagagaaggaaactgaggcaaattgggttaagtgacttgcccagggtcacactgtaaGGGTTGgaggccacacttgaactcagaccttcctgacttcaagctctaacccctgcaccacctagctgcccccaactggAACACGAATACAATGCCTACTAAtagtatttttatccccattaaaAAAAGATCAGCA
The window above is part of the Gracilinanus agilis isolate LMUSP501 chromosome 4, AgileGrace, whole genome shotgun sequence genome. Proteins encoded here:
- the ADORA2B gene encoding adenosine receptor A2b, which translates into the protein MIFFLPGNRYKSLVTGTRARGVIAVLWILAFGIGLTPLMGWNGRANATLDCADGAKNLSCCPVKCLFENVVTMTYMVYFNFFGCVLPPLLIMLAIYVKIFLVACQQLRRMELMDHSRTTLQREIHAAKSLAMIVGIFALCWLPLHATNCITLFDQHFALNKPKELMHIVILLSHANSVVNPIIYAYRIRDFRYTFRRIISRYVLCQRDELPKSGNGQSGTVQTLDANV